In Fusarium oxysporum f. sp. lycopersici 4287 supercont2.34 genomic scaffold, whole genome shotgun sequence, the following proteins share a genomic window:
- a CDS encoding L-lactate dehydrogenase: protein MGSASRVAIVGVGEVGGAVAYNLALNSIPGELLLVDLDLNLRNAQIEDLSDVIYSTNSSTRVRPATYREAAQSDLVVITAASKHTLGKRPSILVFATDLWFFQGQTTVDYTSRNTSMIREVMEAMKPFRPDTVLLVVANPVDLLTSLAKDMAGLPPSQVIGTGTTLDTYRLRGMVASRALVSPSAVDAFVVGRHGEDQVVTWSSASIGAVPNADVQMFNALDRNRIELICKRRSQSIIRGKGSAPFGIASVAANLCCSVILDKRAVYPVSHFQEQYGCCLSMPAVIGRKGILSSVPLSLDAGEEVAVKASGKLVKESVESIQRDWW from the exons ATGGGCTCAGCATCTCGAGTAGCGATTGTAGGCGTCGGCGAAGTCGGCGGTGCCGTCGCTTATAACCTTGCACTGAATTCTATCCCCGGCGAGTTGCTTCTCGTCGACCTCGATCTCAATCTGAGAAATGCTCAGATCGAAGATCTCTCCGATGTCATCTACAGTACTAATAGCAGTACACGTGTACGTCCAGCCACGTATCGTGAGGCCGCTCAGAGCGACCTCGTGGTCATAACCGCTGCATCTAAACACACGTTAGGTAAGCGTCCAAGTATACTTGTTTTTGCTACAGACTTATGGTTCTTTCAAGGGCAGACAACGGTTGACTATACGTCTCGGAACACTTCGATGATACGTGAGGTGATGGAGGCGATGAAACCTTTCCGACCTGACACGGTTTTGCTGGTTGTGGCAAATCCTGTTGACTTGCTAACATCCCTCGCCAAAGACATGGCGGGACTTCCTCCGTCTCAGGTCATCGGCACCGGTACTACTCTCGACACTTATAGACTTCGTGGGATGGTTGCATCTCGTGCTTTG GTATCACCGTCTGCTGTAGATGCATTCGTCGTGGGCCGTCACGGGGAAGACCAAGTAGTCACCTGGTCTTCAGCAAGCATTGGCGCGGTCCCTAATGCTGACGTACAAATGTTCAATGCTCTTGATCGCAATAGAATTGAACTAATCTGCAAGCGTCGATCGCAAAGTATCATACGGGGTAAAGGCTCTGCGCCGTTCGGGATTGCTTCAGTCGCTGCTAATTTGTGCTGTTCTGTTATCTTGGACAAGCGTGCGGTATACCCCGTTAGTCACTTTCAAGAGCAGTATGGATGTTGTCTCAGTATGCCTGCTGTTATTGGAAGAAAGGGGATTCTGAGTTCAGTTCCGTTGTCTTTGGATGCTGGGGAGGAGGTTGCGGTAAAGGCATCGGGAAAACTAGTGAAAGAAAGTGTTGAGTCGATCCAACGAGactggtggtga